From the Ascaphus truei isolate aAscTru1 chromosome 15, aAscTru1.hap1, whole genome shotgun sequence genome, one window contains:
- the LOC142466791 gene encoding uncharacterized protein LOC142466791, with product MEKMRTEQSCNIPINMTENASFNQSRLLINNVTASHSKIYIFAAATGKDLGESGKSLTWLSDQNPQKRTQTGERPHVCGECGKGFSDLSSLKTHKRTHTGERPHVCGECGKGFSDSSSLIRHKRTHTGERPHVCGECGKGFSDSSSLIRHKRTHTGERPHVCGECGKGFSDLSSLYTHKRTHTGERPHVCGECGNGFSDSKSLIRHKRTHTGVRPHVCGECGKGFRDLSSLNTHKRTHTGERPHVCGECGKEFSRLSSLNKHKRTHTGERPHVCGECGKGFSDSSSLIRHKRTHTGERPHVCGECGKGFSDLSSLNTHKRTHTGERPHVCGECEKGFSDSSSLNTHKRTHTGERPHVCGECGKGFRQLYSLNTHKRTHTGERPHVCGECGKGFSQFSSLNKHKRTHTGERPHVCGECGKGFSDSSSLNTHKRTHTGERPHVCGECGKRFSGLSSLKTHKRTHTGERPHGCGECGKGFSDLSSLIRHKRTHTGERPHACGECGKGFSDSSSLNTHKRTHTGERPHVCGECGKRFSGLSSLKTHKRTHTGERPHVCGECGKGFSDVSSLNTHKRTPHEQLKEQSH from the coding sequence atggaaaagatgaggacagaacaatcttgcaacattccaattaatatgacagaaaatgcatctttcaaccagtcaaggctattaataaacaatgtaactgcttctcattccaaaatatatatatttgctgctgccacaggaaaagatcttggagaaagtgggaagagtctgacttggttatcagaccagaacccacagaagagaacacagaccggggagagaccgcatgtatgtggagaatgtgggaagggatttagtgacttatccagcctgaaaacacacaagaggacacacacaggggagagaccgcatgtatgtggggaatgtgggaagggatttagtgactcatCCAGTCTGATCAGACACAagcggacacacacaggggagagaccacatgtatgtggggaatgtgggaagggatttagtgactcatCCAGTCTGATCAGACACAagcggacacacacaggggagagaccacatgtatgtggggaatgtgggaagggatttagtgacttatccagcctgtacacacacaagaggacacacacaggggagagaccgcatgtatgtggggaatgtgggaatggATTTAGTGACTCAAAGAGTCTGATCAGACACAAGcggacacacacaggggtgagaccacatgtatgtggggaatgtgggaagggatttcgtgatttatccagcctgaacacacacaagaggacacacacaggggagagaccgcatgtatgtggggaatgtgggaaggaatttagtcggttatccagcttgaacaaacacaagaggacacacacaggggagagaccgcatgtatgtggggaatgtgggaagggatttagtgactcatCCAGTCTGATCAGACACAagcggacacacacaggggagagaccacatgtatgtggggaatgtgggaagggatttagtgacttatccagcctgaacacacacaagaggacacacacaggggagagaccgcatgtatgtggggaatgtgagaagggatttagtgactcatccagcctgaacacacacaagaggacacacacaggggagagaccgcatgtatgtggggaatgtgggaagggatttcgtCAGTTATACAgcttgaacacacacaagaggacacacacaggggagagaccacatgtatgtggggaatgtgggaagggatttagtcagttttCCAGCTtgaacaaacacaagaggacacacacaggggagagaccgcatgtatgtggggaatgtgggaagggatttagtgactcatccagcctgaacacacacaagaggacacacacaggggagagaccgcatgtatgtggggaatgtgggaagagattTAGTGGCTTATCCAGCCTGAAAACACACAAGAGGACGCACACAGGTGAGAGACCGCATggatgtggggaatgtgggaagggatttagtgacttatccagtctGATCAGACACAAGCGGACACACACAGGTGAGAGACCGCAtgcatgtggggaatgtgggaagggatttagtgattcatccagcctgaacacacacaagaggacacacacaggggagagaccgcatgtatgtggggaatgtgggaagagattTAGTGGCTTATCCAGCCTGAAAACACACAAGAGGACGCACACAggtgagagaccgcatgtatgtggggaatgtgggaagggatttagtgatgtatccagcctgaacacacacaagaggactccacacgagcagctgaaggagcagagccactga